The genomic window GGAAAGGTCTTCCAGTGGAAGAAAAAGTAGTGCAACATGCCACCAAGCAGAGGACACTTTCTCGTAAAGTGTAAAATGTTTGTTCTAGTGATGTATTACGACTTCTCTCAGAACTGAAAGTTGTTATCTTGTTTCATCAGTTGATAGGAAAACAAAAGGGGTTATACAACTATACATACATGTCACCAGATATTATCTAACCTATATCCTGTAATTGGGTACTCTAGAGTAGAAACACAGACACAGTACTAGGCTAGGCCCCAGAAGGTTGATATTTCAGTTTTTGTTGGTTCAAAATTTTTGGAGGGATATTTATTTATTACCAGAGTGTTGTATTTGCAATGAAGTCAGGCATTCATTCAGTGTTATGATGTCATTATTTTTTTCCTACCAAACCTTCACAGAGTAACATGTGCAGGATAGAGCTTACTACCTCTACATTTCTCTGTGTaggaattttttcttcttcttgtttttataTTGCACGAGTAATGAACTTAATCTTCTTTCCTGCTGATTGTTAGATGAGTTCTGATGAAGTATTCATTTGGCTCAAAGTGAGACCGTGCCTTAACAAGCAAAGTAAAATACAGCCAGCACCTGTTAGCTTGTGTGCATGTTGACGTAGCAGCAAGTACACACATCTTACTGCAAATTTTACTACTCAGATTTACTACTATTTTGAGATAATGGGATCATGCTGTTTGTCAGATTAATAATGCAGAGAAGAATCCATGAGAGCCTAAATTGCTTGGCTGAGAAAGGAAGAAGGATTCTTGCACTTGTGGTGCCAATATGGGGACCAATAGGAACAAGGCAGAAGATCTGCATAGATAGATATGTCTGTCCCCATAATGGCTTATAAAAGAGACATGAACTCAATCAATCCAACACATCAAACAACACACCTAATACCTTCTTCAACATTTTACCAGCCTTTTTTCTCTCTAACCAAAGCAAATGGCATCCATGGCTCTCTCCTCCCCATCATTTGCAGTCACCGCCGTAACATTAAACTCGCAGTCAGAATTTCCAACCAATGTTAGGCCCAGTAGCATTGGAAAGATCATGATGAGGAAGACATCAGCCAAGAAGCCTGCTGCTTCTTCAGGAAGTCCATGGTACGGTCCAGACCGTGTTAAGTACCTTGGTCCTTGGACCATTCTCTGGTGAGTCTCCATCATACCTAACCGGTGAATTCCCTGGCGATTATGGCTGGGACACTGCTGGACTATCTGCAGACCCAGAGACATTTGCCAAGAACCGGGAACTTGAGGTAATTCACTCAAGATGGCCATGCTCGGAGCTCTGGGTTGTGTATTCCCTGAACTTCTCTCTAGAATTAAACTCGGTGAAGCTGTTTGGTTCAAAGCTGGTTCTCAGATCTTCAGTGAAGGTGGACTGGACTACTTGGGAAACCCCAGCTTGGTCCATGCACAGAGCATCTTAGCTATTTGGGCGACTCAAGTGATCCTTATGGGAGCTGTTGAGGGATATAGAGTTGCCGGTGGTCCACTAGGTGAGATCGTCGACCCACTTTACCCGGAGGTAGCTTTGACCCCTTAGGACTTGCAGAGGACCCAGAGGCATTTTCCGAGCTAAAGGTAAAGGAACTTAAGAATGGGCGACTTGCTATGTTCTCCATGTTCGGATTCTTTGTTCAGGCTATTGTTACAGGCAAAGGTCCTCTAGAAAACCTGGCAGATCACCTTTCTGACCCTGTAAACAACAATGCTTGGTCCTATGCAACCAACTTTGCACCAGGAAAGTGAGAATATTAAGTTGATCTCACTCTCTGCAAGGGTGATAGAGTTCGCTTTTCTTGTCCTTCGTCTATGTTTATTTTGTACATTTATTTAGCTTGTAAAATTGGGTAGCGTATTTGTGTATTGCTTACATATCTTGTAAAATGTGGAACCTAAAATTTGAACTGTAATACAACAACAATCATTCTGTCATTCAGATCTGTTTTGAGTAAAATTAGTTCATCTCTGTGTAAGTGCAAGATTCTTATTCTTCAGAATTTGCTTCCCTTTGCAGGATTGCCATATATAGTGAAAGCATGTATATTTTCAGCAGCGCAGCCCTATAATTTACATGGTGATAAATAGCAAGCAGTGGTGCTAAGTACAAAAAGTCATTATTCTTAAAAACCAATGTTTACAATCAACTTTCAATACAAAAACATGAGCTCTGGTGACATTTTACTCAAGTCAAACGgcataaacaaaaattcaaaaggcGAGGGCTGGAAAACAAAGACACACCACTTACTAACTTCTTTCTCCTCTAGCTGTtgttttatttctctttctctGACCTGATTTCACCTTCATTTTTCACAATAATGAGTTAAATGATAGAGTGTCTGCTCAAAGTCAAAATGATGAGTTAATTTGGAGATTGTGTAATATCCCCTATCATCTGTAGTGGCACACAAGGCTGATCAACAGGAACCTGAAAACCATACAAATTTGGTTGGTTAAATGATAGTGTGTGCAATGTGCATGTGTATTGGTTGGTTCAGTGATGAAAACAGTAACACCCTTTATTGTGTAACTGTGCCTTGAAAGAAATCATGATTTTGTAATGTAGTAGTACCAAAAATACTTACATAGTGGCCAGCACCCAAAATCCAGTAGAAATGCAGATTCTTGTATGATCTGACAAATCCTTTAGTAGTTGTAGTATCATCTTCACAGTACAGAGGTTTTCTATCCAAACTCAAGAAACCTTTAAGCCCTCCCCACCTAATaaaatcaaccaagagaaagtcAAATCATCACTAAAAATGGCCACACCACATGAGATAAGTTTGCCTAATCTCAATTCCGGGCATCTGTCAAACTTACTTGAGTTTCTCAACCCATGCTTCAGTTCCCTTGGTTGCACAAATGAGATCAACCTAACAAATAAGACAGTAAATGGTTGATTAGCTCAAAGTTCAAACAGGAAAAATCAAGAAAGGGACTTGCCATTCCAAAGTGGGGAATAAAGCTAGACTTTAATCAAGGTTCAACCCTCAAACATACCTGTCCATTATAGACTGTCACATTGACCCCATTCTTTAGCAGTTGATCAACCTGTACAAATTGCAAAATTCAGTATGTTTACCCAAAAGAGTTTTTGATAGTTAAGAAAACATTATTTTTACCTCATTGATTCTTGGCTTCATGAAGTCACCGGATAGAGCAGAAAAAACTCTCTCAGACTGACCTCCCCATCTGAAACATAAGAGTACCAACaatattcatttttattcttcttgAAAGGACAAAAGAAACGTAGCATTGTAAATGTTCTCAAACAACTTACGTAACATTCTTCGGGATAATCTTGAGTTTGGCTCTAATGGCAACATCCATCAAGGTATCTAAATCCCCACTCCCACCGGGAGCAAATCTGCGGGAGTTACCAAGATATGTTGAGTACTTTCGAAATGACGCTGCTGCTTTTGATGATTGTAGAGATGTCACCGTTGCTGGTGATGGATCATTCGTAGAGTCCAACATAAAATTGTACAAATCCTGCAATACCAAAATTTGGTGGAAACGAGAAGCGTAGACATCTTGCAAATGATGCCTCTCAGACCTGGGATCCAAATAATTTACTGCTGAAATAAGGAGAAAGAGAGGGATTGAGTACCACTGAATTGCTGCTCCAGAAAATCACTTCCTCAAGGTCGGCCCATGAGTCTGTTGCATTTAAAAATTTTCCAGCTTCAATTTGTTGCTTAATCTTTTGAGCTAGTCTGAAGTAGAACTTGTCAGTGAAATGTCATTAATGCAATAATCAGATAATTATAGACAAAATGTTCAAGTGTTCGAGCTTATTGATTTGGCAAGTCCGTTGCTATCGAGTCGTGATAAATCTTTAAGCAATGGCCCCCATGAGAACTGCACACACACAAAAATTGAAGCTGTATAACTTTAACTAAGTGGAATTCATCATTGAAGATGATCAGTTGCTCACCGCGTaatcctgtggtgaaatccagctaTCACCAAGAGCAACCCCTCCAAATTTGAGTTTCAAATGACCAGTTTTAATGGCCTTAACAACTGATAATCCAAGAGTGACAGCAAATTTACCACCATAAGATTCGCCTACAACATATAAAGGACTCTTTTGAAGTTGTTCATTCttattgaagagttttctcagcAAAGTAGTTAAATCCGCTGCTGCTGCTTCATCAGTTTTCACATATGCATTGTCATCTTCCACATAACTATATCCTTCAATCACACCAAAATCGAATTCAACTAGTCAAAACTCCAAAAGAGCAAACATCCTAAGATTAAAATTTGCACACTTGTTGGAAACGATGGACTTACTACAAACAAGAGATCAGCTTTCTTCAACCAAGTTGAATTCCTTGGGTTTAAGAAGTTGTCTAGAGGTCCAACTTCTCTAAAATTTCCGAACCCAGTTCCTGAGCCACCCTGTTTGCAACCCAAAAAATCATGAACACACTCAATTTTGATTCAAACAGAGGATGGGTACAGATTGGTTAAGAGTAGTATACTAACAGGTCCACCCTGCAACCATAGAATTATaggccaaggttttgaaggatcaTCAACTCTGTATGGACTTTTATAATGCCACCAAAACATATGTGCTtctgcaaaaaaaacaaaaacaaatgagAATCAAGTTAAAGAGTATGAGCAAGTAGAAAAAAGATTGATGAGGTATTGATTGACAGACATACTTGGCCTAACTTGAACATAACCCCATTGTTCAGGACCATCTTTGGTTCCTACACCCATGACAACACCTCCATAAATGACAAGAACAAGTAGAAAGCAAAGCAGGAGATTAATGAAGTTCTTCATTAGTTTCCACTTCCTAATGAAATTGAAAAGAATAACACAAAGTTGAGAAACTACAACGGTTCTGCAAAGAATGAGTGAACAGATAGAGGGAAGCTTTGTGTTTGAATATGTAACAGCAAAAATGGACTTTAAATAGGGatgaaaaaagattaaaaaaatccTTTGTTATATGACTTTCGGTAAAGGACTTAAAAAGTTTGTTGGTTGAATGGTTGTTGATCTTGATTAGTATCATCCTAATTCAATGTTTTAAACGACATTCTTCTTTGTTTTTCCAAATAATATAAGAATCCTAGATACACTTTTGCAGGGGACGCTTACTTACACCTGGGTGTCATGCGAATTTTCTCAAGTCTTGGTCTCATGCCCTCAAAATATGCAGCTCCTTTGACAAGTCCAAAAATCTGTTGCAACTTTTTCGAGCAGTTAGCATGTAGCTTACTTTCATCTTTATACCGGATCGGAAGACTCATTTTTGGTTAAAATCAAAATACACTGAAGTGAAACGAGAGGTCGAAGGCTGACCAGATTCTGACTATTTAAAATGGTCAATAGACAATTCCAATTTCGGTTTAAGCAGGCATTCCAAGTTATCCACTGCGTGGCCAATGCAAACAATCAAGCATTCTTGAAATAAATTTGCACCGCACTGGAAGTTACCACTCCATTTTTGTATTAAAACAAGCATCATTTTGATGCAAAAATGACCATATTTTTGATAATTGACACAAGCTTCATTATTGATTCACATCGTTAAATTAGAATCGCATCAATTAAAACAATTAACTTTGCAATACAAAAGCATTAGCTGAACCTGGTGACATTTTTGCTCTCTCCCATCGTTGAGTTGATCAAATGCGGTCGGAGAAAGTCAAAATGTAAGTGCTGGAAAAACAAAGCTTATTTCTCTTTCTGTGGCCTAATTTCACCTTTATTTTTcacaatgatgagttaaatgatagTGTGTCTGCTCAAAGTCAAAATGATGAGTTTCGTTAATTTGGAGATTGTGTAATGTCCCCTATCATCTGCAGTGACACACAAGGCTGATCCACAGGTACCTGAAAATCCACACAAATttggttcatcatcatcatcatttgctTAGAATCGTAATCTTCTGACAACTATTTGAATCAGCAAATGATGCTACTAAATGCAATTCATGGACACTAAAAAGTTCGGTAGGACTATTTAGTGTCTTTTGACTTGTGTGTGTGCATGTGTTTTGGTTCAGTAAACAAAACAGCCTTTCTTGTGCATGTGTGGCTTGGAAAATTCTTACTTGATTTGTCTCAAATGCATTCAGGGTTCAAAAAAGAGAAACTGAAAATTCATGATCAGCCTGCATGCCATGGTCTTGTAGCCTAGTAGAAGAAAGAATACTTACAAAATGACCAGCACCCAAAATCCAGTAAAAATGTAGATTCTTGTATGATCTGACAAATCCTTTGGTAGTTACAGTATCATCCTCGCAATACAGAGGTTCTCGATCCAAACTCAAGAACGTTTTAAGCCCTTCCCACCTagtaaaaaatcaacaaaatctgTCAGTTAACCACATATTGCAACAATTACAACCATTAAAAGACATTGTCAATCTTACTTGAGTTTCTCAACCCATGCTTCAGTTCCCTTGGTTGCACAAATGAGATCAACCTAACAAAGTAAGATAGTAAATGGTTGATTAGTTGAAACAGCAAAATCATAGTTATTGCATTTTGTCTCCAAAGTGGGGAATAAAGACTTTAATCAAGGTTTGACACACAAACATACCTGTCCATTATACACTGTCACATTGACCCCATTCTTTAACAGTTCATCAACctgcacaaaaaaaataaaaatttcaacTCTTTACGGTGTCATCTTCGTTTTTCAAATGCTGTACATTACAAAAACACAGTTTAGGAAACCATTATTACCTCATTGATTCTTGGCTTCATGAAGTCACCGGACAAGGCAGCAAAAACATTCCCAGACTGACTTCCCCATCTGAAACATTGGAGTACCAACAGTATTCATATTCATTGTTTTTGGAAGGACAACAATAAAAGGTAGCATTGCAAATGTCTTCAAACAACTTACCTAACATTCTCTGGGATAATCTTGAGTTTGGCTTTAATAGCACCATTCATTAAGGTACGTACATCCCCATCCCCACCGGGAGTAAATTTTTGGGTGGTACCAAGATATGTTGAATACTTTTGAGATGACGCTGCTGCTTTCGATGATTGAAGAGACGTAGCCGTTGATTCTAATGGATCATTTGCAGAGTCCAGCATAAAATTGTAAAAGTCCTGCAACACCAAAATTGACATGGAAAGCATAAACGCCTTGCAAATGATGCCTCTCAGAGGTAAAGCTGGTACTGAAATATGTCAAACTAATTTAACGGTGAAACAAGGAGATAGAGGGAATAGGTACCACTGAATTGCTTCCCAGAACAATCGCGTTCTCAAGGTCGCCCCATGTATCTGTTGCATTTACAAATTGTCCAGCTTCAATTTGTCGCTTAATCTGTTGAGCTAGTCTGCAATTTGAAACAAGAGTTTTGTCAATTGATAAACTCATTAGTTCACTGATCAACTTATTCTTATGACAAAAATGTTCAAAGTGTTCGACCTTTTTGATTTCGCTAATCCGTTGTTATCGAGCCGAGATAAGTCTTTAAGCAATGGCCCCCATGAGAACTGTACACATTCAAAAAAGTAAAATTGTATAGTTCACTTGAACCAGCATTTACAAAAATAATTTGACACCATACTTAAAAAGATGATTAACTGCATAGTAATACTATAACTTACCACATAATCTTGTGGTGAAATCCAACTATCACCAAGAGCAACCCCTCCAAATTTGAGTTTCAAACGACCAGCTTTCATGGCTttaacaattgataatccgagaGTAACAGCATATTTACCACCATAAGATTCAGCAACAACATATAGAGGACTCTTTTGAAGTTGTTCATTCTTATTGAAGAGTTTTCTTAACAAAGTAGTTAAATCAGTTGCTGCTTCTTCATCAGTTTTCACATATGCATTGTCATCTTCCACATAACTATATCCAGTTCCTACTGGATTATCCTTTAATCACACCAAAATCCAAAAACtaattaaaaattcaaaaaatatcaaattttgcgTACTTGATGGAAATTATGGACTTACCACAAATAAGAGATCAGCTTTCTTCAACCAAGTTGAATTCCTTGGGTTTAAGAAGTTGTCTAGAGGTCCAATTTCTTGAAAATTGCCAATCCCAACTCCTGAAGCACCCTGTTTGCAATCCAAAAAATAcataaacaaattcaaaatttgattCAAAAGAGAAGATGGGTTTGGATTGATCAAGTGCAGGTATACTAACAGGTCCACCCTGCAACCATAGAATTATaggccaaggttttgaaggatcaTCCACCCTGTATGGACTTTTATAATGCCACCAAAACATATGTGCTTCTGCAAAAACAAAGAGTGAAAGAATGAGAGAATTCAGTTATGAACAAATAGAGAGACCAAGAAAAGATTATAGAGGAGATATTGAGTGACAGGCATACTTGGCCTAACTTGAACATAACCCCATTGTTCAGAACCATCTTTGGTTCCTGCACCCATGACAAGACCTCCATGAACAAAAACCAGGAGAGTGCAGAGGAGGAGAGCAATGGAGTTCTTCATTGAAATTGaaagagaaaaaacaaaacagaaaccagAGAATGGTTGTGTAAAGAATGaatgaaggaagaaaaaagaggGAATTTTTGTGTTTGTATATGTAACAGAAAAAAAAGGACTAAAAATAggaatgaaaaaacaaaaaaaaaagtgaattttgaggatgatgaaatcAAAGATATGAACAAATCTACTTTGAGAATCCtgtagttattattattattaacttTATTACTACTATAGTAAACGTGTGGGGGATCGATCAAATCAAGAGAGTTTTAAGACAATGAAAACATATGAAAGCTGTCTGTCTTtctaaaataaacaaaataatattattctcaaaaataaaaagaaaaaacactgTTGATTTGGTTGGTTGTTgatcttgattatcatcattgAAAGCACTCAACAAGATATTAATAATATGACATTAATCATCTTAATTCAATGTTTTTTTCATCTTAAACAACATTGTTATTATGGTTTTTA from Papaver somniferum cultivar HN1 unplaced genomic scaffold, ASM357369v1 unplaced-scaffold_19, whole genome shotgun sequence includes these protein-coding regions:
- the LOC113338791 gene encoding serine carboxypeptidase-like 51, encoding MKNSIALLLCTLLVFVHGGLVMGAGTKDGSEQWGYVQVRPKAHMFWWHYKSPYRVDDPSKPWPIILWLQGGPGASGVGIGNFQEIGPLDNFLNPRNSTWLKKADLLFVDNPVGTGYSYVEDDNAYVKTDEEAATDLTTLLRKLFNKNEQLQKSPLYVVAESYGGKYAVTLGLSIVKAMKAGRLKLKFGGVALGDSWISPQDYVFSWGPLLKDLSRLDNNGLAKSKRLAQQIKRQIEAGQFVNATDTWGDLENAIVLGSNSVDFYNFMLDSANDPLESTATSLQSSKAAASSQKYSTYLGTTQKFTPGGDGDVRTLMNGAIKAKLKIIPENVRWGSQSGNVFAALSGDFMKPRINEVDELLKNGVNVTVYNGQVDLICATKGTEAWVEKLKWEGLKTFLSLDREPLYCEDDTVTTKGFVRSYKNLHFYWILGAGHFVPVDQPCVSLQMIGDITQSPN